In Candidatus Desulforudis audaxviator MP104C, a genomic segment contains:
- the ileS gene encoding isoleucine--tRNA ligase, whose product MDYSKTLNLPTTEFPMRANLPQREPEIGRFWDEIEVYQLVQAKNAGRPKFILHDGPPYANGHIHLGTSLNKILKDIVVKFKSMDGYNAPYVPGWDTHGLPIEQQAIKQLKIKRSALSPVEFRRMCREYALKFVDIQRAEFKRLGVRGEWHNPYLTLQPHFETRQIEVFGEMAKRGYIYKGLKSVYWCADCETALAEAEVEYAEKESPSIHVAFPVVNGRGLLPDQDAAIVIWTTTPWTIPSNVAICVHPEYAYVLLRSGGRAYLVARDLAGNFRELLGDPGAGVEREYRGEELEGVVCRHPFVERDSVVVLADYVTLEQGTGCVHIAPGHGEEDFALGQRYNLPVISPINGKGYFTAEAGNLDGIFYLDANPVVVRELEARGALVGYSRMRHQYPHCWRCKHPVFYRATEQWFASIDGFRRHLLEAIDRVQWIPGWGRDRIRGMVAGRGDWCISRQRVWGVPIPIFYCGDCGRAVITDETISHLKGLFAEHGSDVWYAWEAAELVPPGLVCPHCRGRGDFTKELDTMDVWFDSGSSHWAVLTQPDYWPDLQWPADMYLEGSDQHRGWFNSSLTTAVAVTGEPPYRAVLTHGFVVDEQGRKMSKSLGNVIEPMEVLKELGADILRLWVCSADYRGDLAVSPGILKQMSEAYRKIRNTFRFLLGNLQDFDPDRDTVAYTELTELDRYALLKLHRVTDRVLRAYREYEFHQVYHTLYNYCVTDLSAFYLNVIKDRLYCEPARSVNRRGAQTVLYAVLDSLVRLLVPVLAYTTEEVWGHFPANGKKPPSVQLLEMPEPNPEYLDDELERRWERLLAVRQDVLRALEAARQEKLIRDALEAEAVLYAEPELLEFLRENTVQLPVIFVTSSVRVLPAAEAGGEEAVSGTVAGLKVAVRRAPGTKCVRCWTYGETGVDPEHPEICPRCATVLSGLNL is encoded by the coding sequence ATGGATTACAGCAAAACCCTCAACCTTCCGACCACTGAATTTCCGATGCGCGCCAATCTGCCGCAACGGGAACCGGAAATCGGGCGGTTCTGGGACGAAATCGAAGTCTACCAGTTGGTGCAGGCCAAGAATGCCGGGCGGCCCAAGTTCATCCTGCACGACGGCCCGCCGTATGCCAACGGCCACATCCATCTGGGCACTTCGCTCAACAAAATCCTGAAGGACATAGTGGTCAAGTTCAAATCCATGGACGGCTACAACGCGCCGTATGTCCCAGGCTGGGACACCCACGGACTGCCCATCGAACAGCAGGCCATCAAGCAGCTGAAAATCAAAAGGAGCGCGCTGAGTCCGGTCGAGTTCCGGCGGATGTGCCGGGAGTACGCCCTAAAATTCGTGGATATCCAGCGTGCGGAGTTCAAGCGGCTGGGGGTGCGTGGTGAATGGCACAACCCCTACCTAACCCTGCAGCCCCACTTTGAAACCCGCCAGATCGAGGTCTTTGGTGAGATGGCCAAACGGGGCTACATATACAAGGGCCTGAAATCGGTGTACTGGTGCGCGGACTGCGAGACCGCGCTGGCCGAGGCCGAAGTGGAATATGCGGAAAAGGAGTCCCCGTCCATCCACGTCGCCTTTCCGGTGGTTAACGGCCGCGGGCTGTTACCGGACCAAGACGCGGCCATCGTCATCTGGACCACGACGCCCTGGACGATTCCGTCCAACGTCGCCATCTGCGTGCATCCGGAATACGCCTATGTGCTCCTGAGGAGCGGAGGCCGGGCCTACCTGGTGGCCAGGGATCTGGCCGGGAACTTCCGGGAGTTGCTGGGAGACCCCGGGGCCGGGGTCGAACGGGAGTACCGCGGGGAAGAACTGGAGGGGGTGGTCTGCCGTCACCCCTTCGTCGAGCGGGATTCGGTGGTGGTGCTGGCCGACTACGTGACCCTGGAGCAGGGCACCGGCTGCGTGCACATCGCGCCTGGTCATGGCGAGGAGGACTTCGCGCTGGGCCAACGCTACAACCTGCCGGTCATCTCGCCGATCAACGGGAAGGGTTACTTCACCGCCGAGGCCGGAAACCTGGACGGCATCTTCTACCTTGACGCCAACCCGGTGGTGGTGCGGGAACTGGAGGCGCGCGGGGCGCTGGTGGGGTATTCGCGGATGCGGCACCAGTACCCGCACTGCTGGCGGTGCAAGCACCCAGTGTTTTACCGGGCCACCGAGCAGTGGTTTGCTTCCATTGACGGGTTCCGCAGGCACCTCCTGGAAGCTATCGACCGGGTGCAGTGGATTCCGGGCTGGGGGCGGGACCGGATCCGCGGGATGGTCGCCGGCCGCGGCGACTGGTGCATTTCGCGGCAGCGTGTCTGGGGCGTCCCCATCCCCATTTTTTACTGCGGTGACTGCGGCCGGGCCGTCATCACAGACGAAACCATCAGTCATCTGAAAGGGCTTTTCGCCGAACACGGTTCCGACGTCTGGTACGCCTGGGAAGCTGCGGAATTGGTGCCGCCCGGTCTGGTGTGCCCACACTGCCGGGGGCGGGGGGATTTTACGAAGGAATTGGATACCATGGATGTGTGGTTCGACTCGGGGTCCAGCCACTGGGCGGTGCTTACTCAGCCCGACTACTGGCCGGATCTGCAGTGGCCGGCGGACATGTACCTGGAGGGGAGCGACCAGCATCGGGGCTGGTTCAATTCCTCGCTCACCACCGCGGTGGCCGTCACCGGCGAGCCGCCGTACCGGGCGGTACTCACCCACGGCTTCGTGGTCGATGAACAGGGACGGAAGATGTCCAAGTCGCTGGGCAACGTGATCGAGCCGATGGAAGTCCTCAAGGAGTTGGGTGCCGACATTCTGCGGCTGTGGGTGTGCTCGGCGGATTACCGGGGAGATCTCGCGGTGTCCCCGGGTATCCTGAAACAAATGTCCGAGGCCTACCGGAAGATTCGGAACACCTTCCGTTTTCTGCTGGGCAACCTGCAGGACTTCGATCCCGACCGGGACACGGTGGCCTACACGGAACTGACCGAACTCGACCGGTACGCCCTGCTGAAACTGCACCGGGTCACGGACCGGGTGCTGCGGGCCTACCGGGAGTACGAGTTCCACCAGGTTTACCACACGCTCTACAATTACTGCGTCACCGACTTGAGCGCCTTCTACCTAAACGTGATCAAGGACCGGCTGTACTGTGAACCGGCCCGATCGGTCAACCGCCGGGGGGCGCAGACTGTGCTCTACGCCGTGCTGGACTCCCTGGTCCGGCTGCTGGTGCCGGTGCTGGCCTACACGACGGAGGAGGTCTGGGGTCATTTCCCGGCCAACGGGAAAAAACCGCCGAGCGTGCAGCTCCTGGAGATGCCGGAACCAAACCCGGAATACCTGGACGACGAACTGGAACGGCGCTGGGAACGACTCCTGGCCGTGCGCCAGGACGTGCTCCGGGCGCTGGAGGCCGCCCGGCAGGAAAAGCTCATCCGGGACGCGCTGGAGGCGGAAGCGGTGCTCTACGCCGAGCCCGAACTCCTGGAGTTTCTCCGGGAGAACACTGTCCAGCTCCCGGTGATCTTTGTCACCTCGTCGGTAAGAGTACTGCCGGCGGCGGAGGCGGGAGGAGAAGAGGCCGTTTCCGGGACCGTGGCAGGTCTTAAGGTGGCCGTGCGTCGTGCTCCCGGCACCAAGTGCGTGCGCTGCTGGACCTACGGCGAAACCGGTGTCGACCCGGAACACCCCGAAATCTGCCCCCGTTGTGCCACCGTCCTATCAGGGTTAAACCTTTAG
- a CDS encoding DivIVA domain-containing protein encodes MVTPLEIKKKEFRRCFRGYDDQEVDTFLDQVAAAIETLIKENDELKSAVERAEQNVSNYREIENALQQTLVFAQKTAQELKENVQKEADMIRQEARAAAEAIRHEAMQKAELLLEESRRKAEDINLQAHRQAEQSLETAHRQVDELLQEYRRLKWHIKAFRDKFRAFLEAQLELLDNQELGVTWNGQVVTANDIEVAEPEAGRTEPQPETRQLKPISGGKS; translated from the coding sequence ATGGTCACACCGTTGGAAATTAAGAAAAAGGAATTCAGGCGCTGCTTCCGGGGCTATGATGACCAGGAAGTGGACACCTTCCTGGACCAGGTTGCGGCGGCGATTGAAACGCTGATCAAGGAAAACGATGAACTGAAAAGTGCCGTGGAACGGGCGGAACAGAACGTTTCCAACTACCGGGAGATAGAAAACGCCTTACAGCAGACCCTGGTATTCGCCCAGAAGACCGCTCAGGAATTGAAGGAAAACGTGCAGAAGGAAGCGGACATGATCCGCCAAGAGGCCCGTGCTGCGGCCGAGGCAATTCGCCACGAGGCGATGCAAAAGGCTGAGTTGCTCCTTGAAGAATCCCGTCGAAAGGCCGAAGATATTAACCTGCAGGCACACCGACAGGCTGAGCAGTCTCTAGAAACGGCCCACCGTCAGGTTGACGAGCTTCTTCAGGAGTACCGGCGGTTGAAATGGCACATTAAGGCTTTTCGGGACAAGTTCCGTGCTTTTCTGGAGGCCCAGCTAGAGTTGCTGGATAATCAGGAACTTGGGGTGACCTGGAACGGGCAGGTAGTGACTGCGAATGATATAGAGGTAGCCGAGCCCGAAGCCGGGAGAACCGAGCCGCAGCCCGAAACCCGGCAATTGAAGCCAATATCCGGCGGTAAGTCCTAG
- a CDS encoding YggT family protein, with translation MNFLVDVINTAFSVYTLLIISRILLSWIPHNPYNPVVRFIYDLTDPYLNIFRRVIPPLGMIDISPIVAILVLSLIRLVIITLLI, from the coding sequence ATGAACTTCTTAGTCGACGTAATCAATACGGCGTTCAGCGTCTACACCTTACTGATCATCAGCCGGATTCTGCTTTCCTGGATTCCGCACAACCCATACAACCCGGTGGTCCGGTTCATATACGACCTTACGGATCCCTACCTGAACATCTTCCGGCGCGTCATCCCTCCGCTCGGAATGATCGATATTTCCCCCATTGTGGCCATACTGGTCTTGAGCCTGATCCGCTTGGTAATCATAACACTCCTGATTTAG
- the proC gene encoding pyrroline-5-carboxylate reductase, with translation MTEERFKVGIVGGGAMGEALVRGLLAAGTLSPAELMVSEVHGPRREYLERETGIRTVAENGRLVEFGDVLILAVKPHVVGDVAAEIRPGLRPSQTVISIAAGVSLEYIEKSLGEGFPVIRVMPNTPALVGAAASAYCLGRYAGPRDGARARTVLEAVGRTVQVEERLLDVVTGLSGSGPAYMFLVLEALADGAVRMGLPRDISVMLAAQTMYGAAKMVLETGEHTGRLKDMVTTPGGTTAAGLFALEEGAVRAALQRAVEEATARAREIDERGGS, from the coding sequence TTGACCGAAGAGCGTTTCAAAGTCGGTATCGTCGGCGGCGGGGCCATGGGGGAGGCCTTGGTGCGGGGCTTGCTCGCGGCCGGCACGCTTTCCCCGGCCGAACTGATGGTTAGCGAGGTGCACGGGCCGCGGCGGGAGTATCTGGAACGGGAAACCGGGATCCGGACCGTGGCGGAGAACGGGCGGCTGGTGGAATTTGGCGACGTGCTGATCCTGGCCGTCAAGCCGCATGTGGTGGGCGACGTGGCCGCCGAGATCAGGCCCGGCCTGCGGCCGTCTCAGACGGTGATCAGTATCGCGGCCGGGGTGAGCCTGGAATACATTGAAAAAAGTTTGGGGGAAGGCTTCCCGGTGATCCGGGTGATGCCCAACACGCCGGCCCTGGTGGGCGCGGCGGCGAGCGCATACTGCCTCGGGCGTTACGCCGGTCCCCGCGACGGGGCCCGGGCCCGGACCGTGCTGGAGGCGGTGGGCCGGACGGTCCAGGTCGAGGAGCGGCTACTGGACGTCGTGACGGGTTTGAGCGGCAGCGGCCCGGCTTACATGTTCCTGGTTCTCGAAGCCCTGGCCGACGGGGCCGTGAGGATGGGCCTGCCACGCGATATCAGCGTCATGCTGGCCGCCCAGACTATGTACGGGGCGGCAAAGATGGTGCTGGAGACGGGTGAACACACGGGACGGTTGAAAGATATGGTTACCACCCCGGGCGGAACAACGGCGGCCGGTCTGTTTGCCCTGGAGGAGGGGGCCGTGCGGGCCGCGTTACAGCGAGCGGTGGAAGAAGCGACCGCACGGGCCCGGGAGATCGATGAGCGGGGTGGATCATGA
- the pstB gene encoding phosphate ABC transporter ATP-binding protein PstB, with translation MENKIVIRNLNLHYGDFQALTDISMDVPERRITALIGPSGCGKSTFLRVLNRMNDLIEGVRVSGEVLLDGQNIIGPEVDVVQLRKRVGMVFQRPNPFPMSVYDNVAYGPRIHGLKNKQRLDEIVERSLRDAALWDEVRDRLFRSALGLSGGQQQRLCIARLLAVEPEVLLMDEPSSALDPISTLKIEELLQELKKNYTIIIVTHNMQQAARVSDITAFFLNGEVVECGVTDKLFTKPKDKRTEDYVTGRFG, from the coding sequence ATGGAGAACAAGATCGTGATCCGGAACCTGAACCTGCACTACGGAGATTTTCAAGCCCTGACCGACATCAGCATGGACGTTCCGGAGCGGCGGATCACCGCGCTCATCGGGCCGTCCGGCTGTGGCAAGAGCACTTTCCTGCGGGTCTTGAACCGGATGAACGACCTCATTGAAGGGGTGCGGGTGTCGGGAGAAGTGCTACTTGACGGTCAGAATATCATTGGACCGGAGGTTGACGTGGTGCAGCTCCGCAAGCGGGTCGGGATGGTGTTCCAGCGGCCTAACCCCTTCCCGATGTCAGTATACGACAACGTTGCCTACGGACCGCGGATTCACGGTTTGAAAAACAAGCAGCGGCTCGACGAGATCGTGGAACGCAGCCTACGGGACGCGGCCCTCTGGGACGAGGTCCGTGACCGCCTGTTCCGCTCTGCGCTGGGGCTTTCGGGCGGGCAGCAACAGCGGCTGTGCATCGCCCGGCTGCTGGCGGTGGAGCCGGAGGTGCTGTTGATGGACGAGCCCAGCTCGGCTCTGGACCCGATTTCGACGCTGAAGATCGAGGAGTTGCTTCAGGAACTGAAGAAGAATTACACGATTATCATCGTCACCCACAACATGCAGCAGGCGGCTCGGGTGTCAGATATTACCGCTTTCTTCCTGAACGGAGAAGTAGTGGAATGCGGGGTCACCGATAAGCTGTTCACCAAACCCAAAGACAAACGGACGGAAGACTACGTCACCGGGCGTTTCGGCTGA
- a CDS encoding ATP-binding protein produces MRRMQNQVVFSLLLLAAAIMFLWALSAAGLLITGAAMALGILIAAAMAVLAPRFISLPLSKVAETAEKIAEGDLNKTIRVYEGDEVGKLAQSFNQMAQRLRGTLSLVTDEKNRMQAILDSMADGVIAVDRETRVILINPVVEEAFGLNEEASLGRTVLEVVRDYELDRLFRQALDSGRPLKQELRILTPEPRIFRVHLTPLRGPQGGVVALFRDITERRQLEQMRTEFVANASHELRTPLTSIRGFIEALRDGAINEPETARRFLGIIEEETDRLTELVDDLLKLATIEERRNMFGRLPVELPGVVQRAVDTFASRARQKGVALRVELADGLPPVIGDQKLLTQMFINLLDNAVKFTEKGEITIRAAAAEGGVEVEVLDTGAGIAPEHLPRIFERFFRGDKARTQGGTGLGLAIVKHIVEGHGGRIRVMSKPGKGTTFSMFLPA; encoded by the coding sequence ATGAGACGGATGCAGAACCAGGTGGTTTTCAGCCTGCTGCTGCTGGCGGCCGCCATAATGTTCCTGTGGGCGCTTTCCGCCGCCGGCCTCCTCATCACGGGAGCGGCGATGGCCCTAGGGATCCTGATCGCCGCGGCGATGGCCGTCCTCGCTCCCCGGTTCATCAGTCTGCCGCTTTCCAAGGTGGCCGAAACGGCCGAGAAGATCGCGGAGGGTGATCTGAACAAAACCATCCGGGTGTACGAGGGCGACGAAGTCGGCAAGCTGGCCCAGAGCTTCAACCAGATGGCCCAGCGCCTGCGGGGCACGCTGAGCCTGGTGACCGACGAGAAAAACCGGATGCAGGCCATTCTGGACAGCATGGCGGACGGGGTGATCGCCGTCGACCGTGAGACCCGGGTGATCCTGATCAACCCGGTGGTGGAAGAAGCTTTCGGCCTGAACGAGGAAGCGAGCCTCGGCCGAACGGTGCTGGAGGTGGTCCGGGACTACGAACTGGACCGGCTCTTCCGCCAGGCTCTCGATTCCGGCCGGCCCCTGAAGCAGGAGTTGCGGATCCTGACACCGGAGCCGCGCATTTTCCGGGTGCACCTGACCCCGCTCCGCGGACCCCAGGGCGGCGTGGTGGCTCTGTTCCGGGACATCACCGAACGCCGTCAGCTGGAGCAGATGCGCACCGAATTCGTGGCCAACGCCTCGCACGAGCTGCGCACGCCCCTGACTTCCATTCGGGGGTTCATTGAGGCGCTGAGGGACGGCGCAATAAACGAGCCGGAAACGGCGCGCCGTTTTCTGGGCATCATTGAGGAGGAAACCGACCGGCTGACCGAACTGGTCGACGACCTGCTGAAACTGGCCACCATCGAGGAACGGCGGAACATGTTCGGCCGGTTGCCGGTGGAATTGCCGGGGGTCGTGCAGCGGGCGGTGGACACGTTTGCCTCCCGCGCCCGGCAAAAAGGCGTGGCGCTTCGGGTGGAACTCGCTGACGGGCTACCTCCGGTCATCGGGGACCAGAAGCTTTTGACCCAGATGTTCATCAACCTGCTGGATAACGCCGTGAAATTCACCGAAAAAGGCGAGATCACCATCCGGGCCGCGGCGGCCGAGGGCGGGGTGGAAGTGGAAGTGTTGGATACCGGCGCCGGGATCGCGCCGGAACACCTGCCCCGGATCTTCGAGCGTTTCTTCCGGGGAGACAAGGCCCGTACCCAGGGCGGCACCGGTCTGGGGCTGGCGATCGTCAAACACATCGTCGAGGGTCACGGCGGCAGAATACGGGTGATGAGCAAGCCCGGCAAGGGCACAACCTTTTCTATGTTTCTGCCGGCCTAG